A section of the Petrimonas sulfuriphila genome encodes:
- a CDS encoding signal peptidase II: MKKQQILFWIIFLIAIDQAVKIIINVYFLDIKFEIIPGLLEFKPVFNSKHSYLNSLLYKHFNINLGFWFHIILFLVAQAIFIVLHDFLKKNTIDREKILDTGLVFQISGFVCALIGNIIWENGILDFIYLKPLFIFDFKDVYLNCFAILFIIFVHKHNKQIKHFKTKDIIQYSKTKLKRWNEETISYWKSKR; this comes from the coding sequence ATGAAAAAACAACAAATCCTCTTTTGGATTATTTTCTTAATCGCCATAGACCAAGCAGTTAAGATTATCATAAACGTTTATTTCCTAGATATCAAATTCGAAATTATTCCGGGGTTGTTAGAGTTTAAACCTGTATTTAACAGCAAACACAGCTATTTAAATTCGTTGCTATACAAACACTTCAATATAAATTTGGGATTTTGGTTTCATATAATTTTGTTTTTGGTTGCTCAAGCCATTTTTATTGTTCTACACGATTTCTTAAAAAAAAATACCATTGACCGTGAAAAAATTCTCGATACCGGACTTGTATTTCAAATATCCGGATTTGTATGCGCGTTAATCGGAAACATAATCTGGGAAAACGGCATCCTTGACTTTATCTACCTGAAACCTCTTTTTATTTTTGATTTTAAAGATGTATATCTCAACTGTTTTGCAATTCTATTTATTATTTTTGTACACAAGCATAATAAACAAATAAAGCATTTTAAAACGAAAGATATAATTCAATATTCAAAAACCAAATTAAAACGATGGAACGAAGAGACTATCTCCTACTGGAAATCGAAAAGATAG
- a CDS encoding DUF1282 family protein, which produces MFATIIKTIYCLIASPRKGWRRISDRDTGQQDFINNFLFPVFGFIAIPSFIGGMWLADNGGIHWALKQVVIVVSALFGGFYLVSYALNELFPKFGLGKKLHAAQLFVGYSSVVLYLLFFLIPLLPGAVFLWFAIIYTLYIVYAGAGDFLHMTANKKLSFTVIASLLIVVVPLAIKILLEFMINLLPG; this is translated from the coding sequence ATGTTTGCAACGATCATTAAAACGATTTATTGTTTAATTGCTTCACCGCGAAAAGGATGGAGAAGAATTTCTGATAGAGATACTGGACAACAGGATTTTATCAACAACTTCCTGTTTCCCGTTTTTGGGTTCATTGCCATTCCTTCTTTTATTGGCGGAATGTGGCTCGCCGATAACGGTGGAATCCATTGGGCGTTAAAACAGGTGGTTATCGTGGTGTCGGCGCTTTTTGGCGGATTTTATCTGGTATCGTATGCATTAAACGAGCTTTTCCCTAAATTTGGGTTAGGTAAAAAGTTGCATGCCGCACAATTATTTGTGGGTTATTCATCGGTGGTGCTATACCTCTTGTTTTTCCTGATACCCCTCTTGCCGGGAGCTGTTTTTTTGTGGTTTGCTATAATTTATACGTTGTATATCGTTTACGCAGGTGCCGGTGATTTTTTACACATGACGGCAAACAAAAAGTTGAGTTTCACCGTTATTGCATCATTGCTTATTGTTGTTGTACCTCTGGCAATAAAAATATTATTGGAATTTATGATAAATTTATTGCCCGGTTAA
- the smpB gene encoding SsrA-binding protein, whose product MKQAPINIKNKRATFDYELLETYTAGIVLTGTEIKSIRLGKASLVDTYCLLEKGELWVRNMHIAEYFYGTYNNHVARRDRKLLLNRNELRKLTRATKETGFTIVPIRLFINEKGLAKLVIAVAKGKKQYDKRQSLKEKEDKRSMDRMFKK is encoded by the coding sequence ATGAAACAAGCACCCATAAATATAAAAAACAAACGGGCCACGTTTGATTACGAACTGCTCGAAACTTACACCGCGGGTATTGTGCTTACCGGAACCGAAATAAAATCGATTCGCCTTGGCAAGGCTAGTCTGGTGGATACCTATTGCCTGCTTGAGAAAGGCGAACTCTGGGTGCGGAATATGCATATCGCCGAATATTTTTACGGAACCTACAACAACCACGTGGCACGGCGCGACCGAAAACTGTTGCTGAACCGGAACGAATTGCGAAAGCTTACCCGTGCGACCAAGGAAACCGGATTCACGATTGTGCCCATACGATTGTTCATCAATGAAAAAGGGCTGGCAAAGCTGGTTATTGCGGTGGCAAAGGGAAAAAAGCAATACGATAAACGGCAATCGCTGAAAGAGAAGGAAGACAAACGCTCAATGGACAGGATGTTTAAAAAATGA
- a CDS encoding nucleoside recognition protein encodes MNFLKQILFPSFRKSGSTTIWLLKIILPISLLVRFLDYFGALAFIAQFLDPVFLHLGLPGSTAIIFITSIFLPLYAPLAIIMSMTVTLRELTILALMCQIAHNLPVESAIQAKTGTSFWSMFSLRIVVSILVGVLLNLILPADMGMPLFVKVNAELPTSVADVLVLWLKGSVQMALLIFFIVTVLNVIYKLLEQNNMIVRLSKAIESVLRFFGLSESTGFLWLIGYIVGLAYGGALMIDQMKEGKVTRSDAELLNYHLAVSHSVIEDNLLFVALGVSVWWILGVRLVVAWLVVWVRRIFLKMKRKAMYSYKNI; translated from the coding sequence ATGAATTTTCTCAAACAGATACTTTTCCCGTCTTTCAGAAAATCAGGAAGTACAACGATATGGCTGCTCAAAATTATTTTACCCATCTCGTTGCTGGTTCGTTTTCTTGATTATTTTGGGGCTTTGGCTTTTATTGCACAGTTCCTTGACCCCGTTTTCCTGCATCTCGGTTTGCCCGGAAGCACGGCAATTATATTCATCACCAGTATCTTCCTTCCCCTCTATGCGCCGTTGGCAATTATAATGTCAATGACGGTGACGTTGCGTGAACTGACTATTCTGGCATTGATGTGCCAGATAGCGCATAATTTACCCGTAGAAAGCGCTATCCAGGCAAAAACGGGCACATCGTTCTGGTCCATGTTTTCCTTACGGATTGTTGTCAGCATATTGGTCGGGGTGCTGCTTAACCTGATCCTTCCGGCTGATATGGGAATGCCCTTGTTCGTCAAGGTAAATGCTGAACTGCCAACCTCTGTTGCAGACGTGCTGGTGCTGTGGTTGAAGGGTTCGGTTCAGATGGCATTGCTGATATTCTTCATTGTTACCGTTCTGAACGTTATTTATAAGTTGTTGGAACAGAACAACATGATAGTAAGGTTGTCGAAAGCTATTGAATCTGTTTTACGTTTTTTCGGTCTGTCGGAGAGCACCGGATTTCTTTGGCTTATCGGTTATATCGTTGGGCTGGCTTACGGTGGAGCGTTGATGATTGACCAGATGAAGGAGGGAAAAGTAACGCGGTCGGATGCCGAATTATTAAACTACCACCTGGCGGTTTCCCATTCCGTCATTGAGGATAATTTATTGTTCGTGGCGCTGGGAGTATCGGTCTGGTGGATATTGGGTGTAAGGTTGGTGGTAGCCTGGCTGGTGGTTTGGGTTCGGCGGATTTTTTTAAAAATGAAGCGAAAAGCCATGTATTCGTATAAGAATATTTAA
- the metH gene encoding methionine synthase encodes MKIKEILESRILILDGAMGTMIQRYKLTEEEYRGEQFRDAAKLQKGNNDLLSITQPKIIDEIHRSYLAAGADIIETNTFNANAISMDDYGMAHLVREINASAAQIARKAADEFTAQNPRKPRFVAGSIGPTNKTASMSPDVENPMYRAVTFDDLRDVYYEQIDALVENGIDILLIETIFDTLNAKAALFATHEVGKKRGRNIPVSLSVTLSDKAGRTLSGQTIDAFLASVSHANLLSVGLNCSFGASDMKPYVKQLRRVSPFYLSAYPNAGLPNQLGEYDETPEKMASQIREFIDEGLVNIVGGCCGTTPEHIAKYVEIVADVVPPAPVEQPRLMRLSGLEEFVLTPGINFVNIGERCNVAGSRRFLRLIQEKKYEEALQIARKQVEDGAQVIDINMDDGLLDGVQEMTRFLNLLASDPDISRVPVMIDSSKWEVIEAGLKCMQGKCIVNSISLKNGEVEFLEEAGKVMSYGAAVVVMAFDEKGQADTYGRRIEICERAYRLLVGNGFPPQDIIFDPNVLAIATGMEEHRNYAVDYLESVKWIKSNLPGAKVSGGVSNLSFSFRGNNYVREAIHSVFLYHAVQAGMDMGIVNPTESELYEDIPAEVKELVEDIIFNRREDATERMMEYAQSIKNKTPEESKEKVLEWRSLPLEERLSYALVKGVGDFMDEDIAEALAVYPRAVDVIDKPLMKGMNVVGDLFGSGKMFLPQVVKAARTMKKAVSILQPVIEAEKSSGAAQKAGKIVLATVKGDVHDIGKNIVSIVLSCNNYEIVDLGVMVPPEKIIETVIREQPDIVGLSGLITPSLEEMAVVAAEMEKVGFRMPLLIGGATTSKLHTALKIEPKYSRGAVVYVKDASQSPGVVANLLNHETNGNYSQQVRDEYAALRENSTDRKVELVSLEEARENAYKIDWENFSAEKPRMMGRKVMKNVPVEVIIPYIDWKFFFHGWNLSAKFGSVANSDFTVEGRNAWMAKFKDDEQEKAGEAAKLYDDARRLLNKLVNDRAGYIHAVFGLYEAYSENDDVLAEGVRIPMLRQQKKNDKNEYLSLSDFIAPASSGKKDYVGAFAVTAGDGADELLQVYEDEGDEYLALLLKSLLERLAEAATEWLHHMIRKEYWGFAEDENLSVADMLASRYRSIRPAVGYPSIPDQTMNFVLHDMLRTDEIGISLTENGMMNPPASVSGFIFAHPQSKYFVIGPVSEEQLHDYALRRNTETEKIRKFLSANL; translated from the coding sequence ATGAAAATAAAAGAAATTTTAGAATCCCGCATCCTCATTCTTGATGGTGCTATGGGAACAATGATACAACGTTATAAGCTCACGGAAGAGGAGTATCGCGGCGAACAGTTCAGGGATGCTGCGAAGCTGCAGAAAGGGAACAACGATTTGCTTTCCATTACGCAACCGAAAATCATTGATGAAATTCACCGCAGCTATCTGGCTGCTGGAGCCGATATTATCGAAACCAACACGTTCAATGCCAACGCCATTTCGATGGATGATTACGGAATGGCTCATCTGGTACGGGAAATCAATGCTTCAGCGGCTCAGATCGCGCGAAAAGCCGCCGATGAATTTACGGCTCAAAACCCCAGGAAACCCCGTTTTGTTGCCGGCTCCATTGGCCCCACTAACAAAACTGCATCGATGAGCCCTGATGTGGAAAACCCGATGTACCGTGCCGTAACTTTCGATGATCTGCGCGATGTCTATTACGAACAAATTGACGCCTTGGTGGAAAATGGGATTGATATCCTGCTGATCGAGACCATTTTCGATACGCTCAACGCCAAAGCTGCTCTTTTTGCGACTCACGAAGTGGGGAAAAAAAGGGGCAGGAATATACCTGTCTCCCTCTCAGTAACACTTTCGGATAAGGCAGGAAGGACACTGTCGGGACAAACGATAGACGCTTTTCTTGCATCGGTAAGCCACGCCAACTTACTTTCGGTGGGGTTGAACTGTTCGTTCGGCGCATCGGATATGAAACCCTATGTGAAGCAGCTTCGCCGCGTTTCACCTTTTTACCTGAGCGCTTATCCCAACGCAGGGCTACCCAATCAGCTTGGAGAGTACGATGAGACACCCGAAAAGATGGCCTCCCAAATCCGGGAGTTTATCGACGAGGGATTGGTAAACATCGTTGGCGGTTGCTGCGGAACCACTCCCGAACACATTGCAAAATATGTCGAAATCGTAGCGGATGTTGTGCCACCGGCTCCTGTAGAACAACCCCGGTTGATGCGTCTTTCGGGCCTGGAAGAATTTGTGCTGACGCCCGGAATTAATTTTGTGAATATCGGGGAACGGTGTAACGTAGCGGGCTCACGCAGGTTCTTGCGCCTGATTCAGGAGAAGAAATACGAAGAAGCCCTGCAGATTGCCCGTAAACAGGTAGAAGACGGTGCACAGGTCATCGACATAAACATGGATGATGGGTTGCTCGATGGTGTGCAGGAGATGACCCGTTTTCTCAACCTGCTAGCATCCGACCCGGATATTTCCCGTGTTCCCGTGATGATAGATTCATCGAAATGGGAGGTGATAGAGGCCGGCCTGAAATGTATGCAGGGGAAGTGTATTGTCAACTCCATCTCTTTGAAAAACGGTGAAGTGGAATTTCTGGAGGAAGCCGGAAAGGTAATGTCGTACGGTGCGGCAGTTGTGGTAATGGCTTTCGATGAAAAAGGACAAGCGGATACCTACGGCCGGCGCATCGAAATTTGTGAGAGAGCCTACAGGTTGCTTGTCGGGAACGGTTTTCCTCCTCAAGACATCATTTTTGACCCGAATGTGCTAGCGATTGCTACGGGAATGGAAGAACACCGCAATTACGCCGTAGACTACCTGGAGAGTGTGAAATGGATAAAATCCAATTTACCGGGAGCTAAGGTGAGCGGAGGAGTGAGTAACCTCTCTTTTTCATTCCGGGGAAACAACTATGTCCGGGAAGCGATACACTCGGTTTTCCTCTATCATGCCGTTCAGGCCGGAATGGATATGGGAATAGTCAATCCCACAGAATCGGAGTTGTACGAAGATATACCCGCCGAAGTAAAAGAATTGGTGGAAGATATCATTTTCAATCGCAGGGAAGATGCCACGGAGCGGATGATGGAGTATGCACAGAGCATCAAAAACAAAACCCCGGAAGAATCGAAGGAAAAAGTGCTCGAGTGGCGATCCCTGCCTCTCGAAGAGCGGTTGAGTTATGCTCTCGTGAAGGGGGTCGGTGATTTTATGGACGAAGATATCGCTGAAGCGCTTGCGGTATATCCACGTGCTGTGGATGTTATTGATAAGCCGCTGATGAAAGGGATGAACGTGGTAGGCGATTTGTTCGGCTCCGGGAAGATGTTCCTTCCGCAAGTGGTTAAAGCTGCCCGAACGATGAAAAAAGCTGTTTCCATACTTCAACCTGTTATCGAAGCTGAAAAGTCGTCAGGAGCAGCGCAAAAAGCCGGGAAAATCGTGTTGGCTACCGTGAAGGGTGATGTGCACGATATCGGAAAAAACATCGTTTCCATCGTGTTGTCGTGCAACAATTACGAAATTGTGGATTTGGGGGTGATGGTCCCGCCCGAAAAAATTATCGAAACCGTTATTCGTGAACAACCTGATATTGTGGGATTGAGCGGACTAATCACGCCCTCACTCGAAGAGATGGCTGTTGTTGCGGCTGAAATGGAAAAAGTCGGATTCCGGATGCCTCTGCTCATCGGTGGTGCCACCACGTCGAAGTTGCATACGGCCCTGAAAATAGAGCCGAAATACAGTAGGGGAGCAGTGGTATATGTTAAAGATGCATCACAAAGCCCGGGAGTGGTGGCGAACCTGTTAAATCATGAAACGAACGGAAATTATTCCCAACAAGTGCGTGATGAATACGCTGCCCTTCGCGAAAACAGTACGGACAGAAAAGTAGAACTGGTTTCACTTGAAGAAGCGCGGGAAAACGCATATAAGATTGACTGGGAAAATTTTTCTGCCGAAAAACCCCGGATGATGGGAAGAAAAGTGATGAAAAACGTTCCGGTAGAGGTTATAATTCCCTATATCGATTGGAAGTTTTTCTTCCACGGATGGAACCTGTCTGCCAAGTTCGGCTCTGTTGCTAACTCGGATTTCACAGTGGAAGGACGCAATGCCTGGATGGCAAAATTCAAGGACGACGAGCAGGAGAAGGCCGGCGAAGCCGCAAAATTGTACGATGATGCACGTCGTTTGCTCAATAAGCTGGTGAATGATCGGGCAGGATATATCCATGCTGTTTTTGGCCTGTATGAGGCATACAGTGAAAACGATGATGTTTTGGCTGAAGGTGTTCGTATTCCCATGCTGCGCCAGCAAAAGAAGAACGATAAAAACGAATACTTGAGCCTGAGTGATTTTATTGCGCCAGCCTCATCCGGAAAAAAAGATTATGTCGGCGCTTTTGCGGTTACTGCCGGAGATGGAGCCGATGAGCTGCTGCAAGTTTATGAAGACGAAGGTGATGAGTATTTGGCATTATTGTTGAAATCATTGCTCGAAAGGCTGGCCGAAGCAGCAACCGAGTGGTTGCACCACATGATCCGGAAAGAATACTGGGGTTTTGCGGAAGATGAAAACCTGTCTGTTGCCGATATGCTGGCTTCAAGATACCGGAGCATTCGCCCAGCGGTGGGTTATCCGTCCATTCCCGACCAAACAATGAATTTTGTACTGCACGATATGCTTAGAACCGATGAGATCGGAATTTCGTTGACGGAAAACGGAATGATGAATCCACCGGCATCGGTCAGCGGTTTCATTTTTGCTCATCCACAATCGAAATATTTCGTTATTGGCCCTGTCTCCGAAGAGCAATTACACGATTATGCCCTTCGCCGGAACACGGAAACGGAGAAGATAAGGAAATTTTTATCCGCAAATTTGTAA
- a CDS encoding DEAD/DEAH box helicase, with protein MSDRLIVTLALHPKFGYLLQPVFASFDTGTGVYAITETAHGSGSNYENLSEDEKNIVNAAGRFSDKALMKTYSHEKDEAAFLQKVAPETIQTYIRPFIEARHKEMLLTLRDTSTPLFLREKIREREFSEDRAIEILACPSKMIFLFRNAATFTYSARVRNGGESVALFGRFFAPLCAKPAQAVIGNRLHYFEDVDEKKLRPFFVKKQVEVSSRNVPEYIRKFVVPCVKEFDVVAEGFSVFEQTHRPVAVLTLETGLDLMPVLNLKFRYGKHLFAIDLPRKKEVELLEQNGAFSIGWFFRDEPWEQNCVDLLLNNGLILGRNNQFAVWGNEESKTGIVEWINRNGALLRSFELNQSLGNYVYYTGEINLEFAVNGKRDWFDVYCLVRFDDVEIPLVRFRGHILNRITEYLLPDGRIAVLPAEWFARFGELFRFGRAVGDNIRLAGYHFRVKELAEKGALPDEEPESTMLTAEIPGGLNAVLRPYQRYGFRWLMQLQQNRFGGCLADDMGLGKTLQVIAMFLCNYTGGEASPGSRAPVQLSLFEAPVALGRAASAEFPPSLVVMPTSLLHNWSNELRKFAPELSAYVHAGASRFRDEAFARQSSRFPIVLTTYGTVRQDIDFLQHFDFHYVVLDESQNIKNPASQTFLSVKRLRSRHRLTLTGTPVENSPTDLWTQMDFLNPGILGPLGEFRKRFLIPAPEENGEAVRSLLKIISPFILRRTKEQVAPELPSLTEEIRYCEMSEEQTERYNREKNRIRNTLVKQFSEGSRRIGLSTLAGLMRLRQLANHPALVDCGFSGQSGKFEQVIDTVETLFQEGHKVLVFSSFVKHLQLFADYFDARRWKYAWLTGQTIRREIEITEFNSNPEVRAFFISLKAGGTGLNLTAADYVFILDPWWNPAAEMQAVSRAHRIGQERKVTLYRYITLGTVEEKIRRLQQYKSALSDALVRPQLTMEEAEELLR; from the coding sequence ATGTCCGACCGTCTTATTGTAACCCTTGCCCTTCATCCTAAATTCGGTTATCTGTTGCAACCCGTTTTTGCGTCGTTCGACACCGGAACCGGAGTGTACGCCATTACCGAAACGGCTCATGGCAGCGGTTCGAATTACGAAAACCTGTCGGAGGATGAAAAGAATATTGTGAATGCGGCGGGACGTTTTTCCGACAAGGCGCTGATGAAAACCTACTCGCATGAAAAAGACGAGGCCGCTTTCCTGCAAAAAGTCGCTCCCGAAACCATTCAAACCTATATACGCCCTTTCATCGAGGCGCGGCATAAAGAAATGCTGCTTACCCTGCGCGATACTTCAACACCGCTGTTTCTGCGTGAAAAAATACGCGAACGCGAGTTTTCGGAAGACCGGGCTATCGAGATTCTGGCTTGCCCGTCGAAAATGATTTTCCTTTTCCGCAACGCGGCCACGTTTACCTACTCGGCGCGTGTGCGAAACGGCGGTGAGTCGGTGGCGCTTTTCGGGAGATTTTTTGCGCCGCTTTGCGCCAAACCCGCCCAAGCGGTTATCGGAAACCGGCTGCATTACTTTGAAGATGTGGATGAGAAGAAATTGCGTCCCTTTTTCGTGAAAAAGCAGGTTGAGGTGTCGTCGCGAAACGTTCCCGAATATATCCGCAAATTTGTTGTGCCGTGTGTGAAAGAGTTTGATGTGGTGGCGGAGGGATTTTCCGTGTTTGAACAGACGCATCGGCCGGTAGCTGTTCTCACGCTTGAAACGGGACTGGACCTGATGCCGGTGCTCAACCTGAAATTCCGGTACGGGAAACATCTTTTTGCTATCGACCTTCCGCGAAAGAAAGAAGTTGAACTGCTGGAACAAAACGGCGCGTTTTCCATCGGATGGTTTTTTAGGGACGAGCCGTGGGAACAAAACTGTGTTGATTTGCTTCTGAACAACGGGTTGATCCTCGGCCGAAACAATCAGTTTGCCGTTTGGGGCAATGAAGAAAGTAAAACCGGCATCGTTGAATGGATTAACCGCAATGGAGCCCTGTTGAGGTCATTCGAACTGAATCAGTCGCTCGGGAATTACGTTTACTATACGGGCGAAATTAACCTGGAGTTTGCCGTAAACGGGAAAAGGGACTGGTTTGATGTGTATTGCTTGGTTCGCTTCGATGATGTCGAAATTCCACTTGTCCGCTTCAGGGGGCACATCCTTAACCGCATCACGGAATATCTGTTGCCCGACGGGCGCATTGCCGTGCTTCCGGCGGAATGGTTTGCGCGGTTCGGTGAACTGTTTCGTTTCGGGCGGGCCGTCGGCGACAATATCCGCCTTGCCGGCTACCATTTTCGCGTGAAAGAGTTGGCCGAAAAAGGCGCGTTGCCGGATGAGGAACCGGAGAGCACGATGCTCACGGCCGAAATCCCCGGCGGGTTAAATGCCGTGCTGCGTCCGTATCAACGGTACGGCTTCCGATGGTTGATGCAATTGCAACAAAACCGTTTCGGCGGATGCCTGGCGGATGATATGGGGTTGGGTAAAACGTTGCAGGTCATTGCGATGTTTTTGTGCAATTACACCGGCGGTGAGGCATCGCCGGGAAGCAGGGCGCCCGTTCAGCTCTCGCTTTTCGAGGCGCCCGTTGCCCTTGGCCGGGCAGCAAGCGCCGAGTTTCCCCCGTCGCTTGTCGTGATGCCTACTTCGCTTCTCCACAATTGGTCGAATGAGTTGAGGAAGTTCGCACCGGAGCTGTCCGCTTATGTGCATGCGGGGGCGAGTCGTTTTCGGGACGAGGCTTTCGCACGGCAGTCGAGCCGTTTCCCGATCGTTCTCACTACATACGGAACGGTGCGGCAGGACATCGATTTCCTTCAACATTTCGATTTTCATTACGTGGTGCTCGATGAGAGTCAGAACATCAAAAATCCCGCCTCACAAACCTTTTTATCGGTGAAACGGCTTCGTTCCCGCCACAGGCTTACACTCACGGGCACTCCGGTTGAAAATTCGCCTACCGACCTTTGGACGCAAATGGATTTTTTGAATCCGGGGATTTTGGGTCCGCTCGGCGAGTTCCGGAAACGTTTCCTCATCCCGGCACCGGAAGAGAATGGAGAGGCAGTCCGGTCGCTCCTGAAAATTATTTCGCCTTTTATCCTGCGACGTACCAAGGAGCAGGTCGCGCCGGAATTGCCGTCGCTGACCGAAGAAATCCGCTACTGTGAGATGAGTGAAGAACAGACCGAACGGTATAACCGGGAGAAAAACAGAATCCGGAATACCCTCGTCAAACAATTCTCGGAGGGGAGCCGGAGAATAGGCCTTTCTACGCTGGCAGGCCTGATGCGCCTGCGGCAACTTGCCAATCACCCGGCGCTTGTCGACTGCGGTTTTTCGGGACAATCGGGCAAGTTCGAACAGGTCATCGACACGGTTGAGACCCTTTTTCAAGAAGGGCATAAGGTGTTGGTGTTCTCATCGTTTGTGAAACATTTGCAACTGTTTGCCGATTATTTCGATGCCCGCCGGTGGAAATACGCCTGGCTCACGGGACAGACTATCCGGCGTGAGATCGAAATAACGGAGTTCAACTCCAATCCGGAAGTGCGTGCTTTTTTTATTTCGCTTAAAGCCGGGGGAACGGGACTGAACCTCACCGCCGCCGATTACGTATTTATTCTCGACCCCTGGTGGAACCCGGCAGCCGAGATGCAGGCCGTCAGCCGTGCCCACCGTATCGGGCAGGAACGGAAGGTGACGCTTTACCGGTATATAACACTGGGCACGGTGGAAGAAAAAATCCGCCGTTTACAACAATATAAGTCCGCCCTTTCCGATGCGCTTGTTCGCCCGCAACTCACGATGGAGGAGGCGGAAGAGCTTCTCCGGTAA